A stretch of Castanea sativa cultivar Marrone di Chiusa Pesio chromosome 2, ASM4071231v1 DNA encodes these proteins:
- the LOC142625083 gene encoding uncharacterized protein LOC142625083 translates to MSKGKEKVGATKQFRWLPPMHTAMLKLLADEAAKGNKPSNTFKAGSFALVAKEISTQFAVECHISYVENRLWTLRTMWTTIQTIRKKSGFGWDDNLKMITYDLKTYQEEVMHAEYLNKKIEMYDKLAIVMEKDTATCSFSKSYVDIENELDNGDNTEFVADNVEEGVVEKGKNAVKSSTTGSGISKSRKRGCAPSNNDDSVLTDLSYQLKEIAVALKEINRGPMDYTTLYNEVMTMVADGYSENMLATAFDHLCENKKAAREFLAKNAKLRKLWMDSFLFTQL, encoded by the exons ATGTCGAAGGGAAAAGAGAAGGTGGGCGCCACTAAGCAGTTCAGGTGGCTGCCCCCCATGCACACGGCTATGCTTAAGCTACTTGCTGATGAGGCTGCGAAGGGCAACAAGCCTTCTAACACTTTCAAGGCTGGCTCCTTTGCTCTTGTAGCGAAGGAGATATCTACTCAATTTGCGGTCGAGTGCCACATCTCTTATGTAGAGAATCGACTATGGACTTTGAGGACCATGTGGACCACTATTCAAACAATTAGGAAGAAGAGTGGTTTCGGCTGGGACGATaacttaaaaatgataacataCGATTTGAAGACATATCAAGAAGAAGTCATG CATGCAGAGTATCTGAACAAAAAGATTGAGATGTACGATAAATTGGCTATTGTTATGGAGAAGGATACAGCCACATGTAGCTTTTCTAAGTCATATGTGGATATTGAGAATGAGCTAGACAATGGGGACAATACTGAGTTTGTGGCGGACAATGTGGAGGAAGGTGTGGTGGAAAAAGGGAAGAATGCAGTCAAGTCATCCACCACTGGGTCGGGAATTTCCAAGTCCCGCAAAAGAGGTTGTGCACCTTCTAACAATGATGATAGTGTGCTGACTGATCTATCTTATCAGCTAAAAGAAATAGCAGTGGCTTTGAAAGAAATCAACCGGGGCCCGATGGATTACACAACTCTTTACAATGAGGTCATGACTATGGTGGCGGATGGGTATAGCGAAAACATGCTTGCAACTGCATTTGACCATCTCTGTGAAAATAAGAAGGCAGCACGGGAATTTCTAGCCAAGAATGCTAAGCTGAGAAAGCTGTGGATGGATAGTTTTTTGTTCACACAACTCTGA